A portion of the Anoxybacillus gonensis genome contains these proteins:
- a CDS encoding putative DNA-binding protein, with protein MLEKTTRMNYLYDFYQSLLTPKQRNYMSLYYLDDYSLGEIAEEYEVSRQAVYDNIKRTEAMLEDYEQKLLLFQKFQQRQKLLDVLKTHIAERYPNDEELIKLVAELEKLE; from the coding sequence ATGCTAGAAAAAACAACGAGAATGAATTACTTATATGACTTTTACCAATCGTTGTTGACGCCGAAGCAACGGAACTATATGTCCCTTTATTATTTAGACGATTACTCCCTCGGTGAAATTGCCGAAGAGTACGAAGTGAGTCGTCAAGCTGTATACGATAATATTAAACGGACGGAAGCGATGTTAGAAGATTATGAGCAAAAACTATTGCTCTTTCAAAAGTTTCAACAGCGGCAAAAATTATTAGATGTATTAAAGACGCATATTGCCGAACGCTATCCGAACGATGAAGAGCTGATAAAGCTCGTTGCGGAGTTGGAGAAATTAGAGTAG
- the ffh gene encoding signal recognition particle protein — protein sequence MAFEGLADRLQHVMNKIRGKGKVTEADVKEMMREVRLALLEADVNFKVVKDFVKKVSERAVGQEVLKSLTPGQQVIKVVKEELTELMGGENSKIAVASRPPTVVMMVGLQGAGKTTTTGKLANLLRKKHNRKPLLVACDIYRPAAIKQLETLGKQLNIPVFSLGDQVSPVEIAKQAIAKAKEEHYDYVLIDTAGRLHIDEALMDELKQMKEVTKPDEIFLVVDAMTGQDAVNVAQSFNEQLGLTGVILTKLDGDTRGGAALSIKAVTNTPIKFVGMGEKLDALEPFHPERMASRILGMGDVLTLIEKAQAAVDEEKAKELEQKMRTASFTLDDFLEQLGQVRKLGPLDEILKMLPGANKVKGLNNLQIDEKQISRVEAIIRSMTKEEKMNPDIINSSRKKRIAKGSGTTVQDVNRLLKQFDEMKKMMKMMTTIPKGKKKGFRFPFM from the coding sequence ATGGCATTTGAAGGATTGGCCGACCGTCTGCAACATGTCATGAATAAAATTCGTGGCAAAGGCAAAGTCACGGAAGCCGATGTAAAAGAAATGATGCGCGAAGTGCGGCTAGCGCTATTAGAAGCTGACGTCAATTTTAAAGTTGTTAAAGACTTTGTGAAAAAAGTAAGCGAGCGAGCTGTCGGACAAGAAGTGTTGAAAAGTTTGACCCCAGGGCAGCAAGTCATTAAAGTCGTCAAAGAAGAATTGACGGAATTAATGGGAGGAGAAAATAGCAAAATTGCTGTCGCAAGCCGTCCGCCAACCGTCGTCATGATGGTCGGTTTGCAAGGGGCAGGGAAAACGACGACAACAGGGAAATTAGCGAACTTACTGCGCAAAAAACATAATCGCAAACCGTTGCTTGTTGCCTGTGACATTTACCGTCCGGCAGCGATCAAACAGCTTGAAACACTAGGTAAACAATTGAACATCCCTGTGTTTTCGCTCGGTGATCAAGTGAGCCCGGTTGAAATTGCCAAGCAAGCGATCGCAAAAGCGAAAGAAGAACACTACGATTATGTGTTAATCGATACCGCAGGGCGACTGCACATCGACGAAGCGCTGATGGACGAATTAAAACAAATGAAAGAAGTGACGAAACCAGATGAAATTTTCCTCGTCGTCGATGCGATGACAGGGCAAGATGCGGTAAACGTCGCACAAAGCTTTAACGAACAGCTTGGCTTAACGGGCGTCATTTTGACGAAGCTTGACGGCGATACGCGCGGCGGAGCGGCGTTGTCCATTAAAGCGGTCACAAACACGCCAATTAAATTCGTCGGTATGGGCGAAAAGCTCGATGCGCTTGAACCGTTTCATCCGGAGCGGATGGCATCGCGCATTTTAGGCATGGGCGATGTACTGACGCTCATTGAAAAAGCGCAAGCGGCGGTCGATGAAGAAAAAGCAAAAGAGCTCGAACAAAAAATGCGCACCGCATCATTTACCCTTGACGACTTTTTAGAACAGCTTGGACAAGTGCGCAAACTTGGTCCGCTTGATGAAATTTTAAAAATGTTGCCGGGCGCGAACAAAGTGAAAGGGCTCAACAACTTACAAATTGATGAAAAACAAATTAGCCGCGTAGAAGCGATTATTCGCTCAATGACAAAAGAAGAAAAAATGAACCCAGACATCATTAACTCAAGCCGCAAAAAGCGAATTGCCAAAGGAAGTGGAACGACGGTTCAAGACGTCAACCGCTTGTTGAAACAATTTGACGAAATGAAAAAAATGATGAAAATGATGACAACTATACCAAAAGGGAAAAAGAAAGGGTTCCGTTTCCCGTTCATGTAA
- the rpsP gene encoding 30S ribosomal protein S16: MAVKIRLKRMGAKKSPFYRIVVADSRSPRDGRFIETIGTYNPLTEPAEIKINEELALKWLQNGAKPSDTVRNLLSKQGILEKFHNLKYGK, from the coding sequence ATGGCAGTAAAAATTCGTTTAAAACGTATGGGTGCAAAAAAATCACCATTTTATCGTATCGTTGTTGCAGACTCTCGTTCTCCACGTGACGGTCGTTTCATCGAAACAATCGGCACATACAACCCATTAACAGAGCCTGCAGAAATTAAAATTAACGAAGAGCTTGCGTTAAAATGGTTACAAAACGGTGCGAAACCATCTGACACGGTGCGCAACTTGCTTTCAAAACAAGGAATTTTAGAAAAATTCCACAACTTAAAGTACGGAAAGTAA
- a CDS encoding KH domain-containing protein, whose product MKTLLETIVRSLVDHPECVVIRETEQQQSITYSIALHHEDVGKVIGKNGRIIQAIRTVVQAANESKKRIDVRIEE is encoded by the coding sequence ATGAAAACGTTGCTTGAGACGATTGTTCGGTCACTTGTCGATCATCCGGAATGCGTCGTCATTCGCGAAACGGAACAACAACAATCGATCACATATTCGATTGCCCTTCATCACGAAGACGTTGGAAAAGTGATCGGAAAAAACGGACGAATCATTCAAGCGATTCGTACCGTTGTTCAAGCAGCAAACGAATCGAAGAAGCGAATAGACGTACGCATCGAAGAGTAA
- a CDS encoding YlqD family protein, with protein sequence MKIIQTVEVRQRLTEKSKQQLIQQLTAQKRQLEQQCEQLIFEQKRMEKQTSFPPKQIKEKFEREMQVRRQKIAELDFLLEQLHILPIGSEIKEREVEAIIDVHIGARWSPQKTIIIEDGIVVDIREG encoded by the coding sequence ATGAAAATTATTCAAACGGTTGAAGTAAGACAACGATTAACAGAAAAAAGTAAGCAACAACTCATTCAACAATTGACGGCACAAAAACGACAGCTTGAACAGCAATGTGAACAGCTTATTTTTGAACAAAAACGAATGGAAAAGCAAACATCGTTTCCACCGAAACAAATTAAAGAAAAGTTTGAAAGAGAAATGCAAGTTCGACGTCAAAAAATAGCGGAACTTGACTTCCTTCTCGAACAATTGCACATATTACCGATAGGAAGCGAAATAAAAGAACGAGAGGTGGAGGCGATTATCGACGTTCACATCGGTGCACGTTGGTCGCCTCAAAAAACAATTATTATTGAAGATGGAATTGTTGTTGATATACGCGAGGGGTGA